The following coding sequences lie in one Niabella agricola genomic window:
- a CDS encoding RagB/SusD family nutrient uptake outer membrane protein — MNKLIIITICGLLFTSASSCKKFLEKAPDNRAELSTAANVAKLVATAYPNAPYGPLGEMYSDNVSDKGPNATSVNLDYPLPQLYKFEDIEESGYNTPAAFWNGAYEGIAAANQALDAIAKNDIGPSANPYKGEALVARAFSHFLLVTFFAKPYDPEGANDTPGIPYVLTPETNPFVKYGRGTVASVYAQIEKDLETGIPLLSGGEWQVPAYHFTPAAAHAFAARFYLFKKQWQKVVDHANLVVPNGDFTGSIRNYPAAASLTSDGTAYANFFCNGDAKFNLLVHEMDSRYQRSNFFANRYTFGPAVYSWYTAPNVTGTKFYTVGYTYGTGNYTLSKLREFFFVTNAAANIGYPMLQMPLLTTDEALLNRAEAYLQLGNYDGALADLNMCARYKFTAYNPATMAVTLAKAKGFYKVNGVEADDKTAVLNTILDFKRWTFMNEGMRYWDMIRYKMPIKHLLIANDNSESFITLEPNDNRRIFQIPNDAVQLGGLQPNPR; from the coding sequence ATGAACAAGCTTATTATAATTACAATTTGCGGTCTCCTGTTTACTTCCGCTTCTTCCTGTAAAAAATTTCTGGAAAAAGCGCCGGATAACAGGGCCGAGCTTAGCACTGCTGCGAATGTGGCAAAACTGGTAGCAACGGCATATCCTAATGCACCTTATGGGCCCCTGGGCGAAATGTATTCGGACAATGTTTCCGATAAAGGCCCTAATGCCACCAGTGTAAACTTGGACTATCCCTTGCCTCAGCTGTACAAATTTGAAGATATTGAAGAAAGCGGTTATAACACTCCGGCCGCATTCTGGAACGGCGCCTACGAAGGAATTGCGGCTGCCAACCAGGCCCTGGATGCTATTGCAAAAAATGACATCGGCCCCTCTGCCAACCCATATAAAGGCGAGGCCCTGGTTGCGCGGGCTTTCAGCCATTTCCTGCTGGTTACCTTTTTTGCCAAACCTTATGATCCGGAAGGCGCCAACGATACTCCGGGCATTCCGTATGTACTGACACCAGAAACCAACCCTTTCGTGAAATACGGGAGGGGCACGGTTGCTTCGGTGTATGCGCAGATCGAAAAAGACCTGGAAACCGGTATCCCGCTTTTAAGTGGCGGCGAGTGGCAGGTGCCGGCTTATCATTTCACTCCCGCCGCAGCCCATGCTTTTGCAGCCCGCTTTTATTTATTTAAAAAGCAATGGCAAAAGGTAGTTGATCACGCCAACCTGGTGGTGCCCAATGGGGATTTTACCGGCAGTATCAGAAATTATCCCGCCGCGGCAAGCCTGACCAGCGATGGAACTGCATATGCCAATTTCTTTTGCAACGGCGACGCTAAATTTAACCTGTTGGTACATGAAATGGACTCCCGCTATCAACGGTCAAATTTCTTTGCAAACAGGTATACATTTGGCCCTGCGGTTTATTCCTGGTACACAGCTCCAAATGTAACCGGAACCAAATTTTATACGGTGGGATATACCTATGGTACGGGCAATTATACGCTCAGTAAATTGAGAGAGTTCTTTTTTGTAACCAATGCAGCTGCAAATATTGGCTATCCCATGCTGCAAATGCCGTTGCTAACCACCGATGAAGCCTTGCTGAACCGGGCAGAGGCTTATTTGCAACTGGGTAATTATGATGGGGCACTGGCCGATCTGAATATGTGTGCCCGGTATAAATTCACCGCATACAATCCTGCTACAATGGCCGTAACCCTGGCGAAGGCCAAAGGTTTTTATAAGGTGAATGGCGTGGAGGCAGATGATAAAACTGCTGTGCTGAATACCATCCTCGATTTTAAGCGCTGGACCTTTATGAATGAGGGCATGCGTTATTGGGATATGATCCGGTATAAAATGCCGATAAAGCATTTGCTTATCGCCAATGACAATTCCGAATCATTCATAACACTGGAGCCCAACGATAACCGGAGGATATTCCAGATACCGAATGATGCTGTACAGTTAGGTGGCTTGCAACCCAACCCAAGATAA
- a CDS encoding ABC transporter ATP-binding protein, with translation MGKTQTRILETAAFFTNNDTVPGFRKLMDLAMDTQDMAIYRETIALADWNEQHSELFIQKCRQLLEMISRIPVAEYEAPAPVVVAEDIRKNYGRGNFALGPVSLSIRKGEVYGLVGENGNGKTTLLRILAKDLSCSSGSLRFHFRNQARNTYDLRTQLVYIPQRTQRWYGSLKDNLKLVLTAYGVPASENETRVLMMIARLGLWKYRHLKWQELSSGYKMRFELARTLLRKPELLLLDEPLANLDIVAQQVILEDLKSIADSVNHPIALILSSQQLYEVEKISDRVIFLRNGVPVETQDPGAGVAPAAAALVVEMDCNSPRAELQAALEGLPLDRLLYNGGVYIAYFKPGTSFLSVLEVLGKSQCRLVYIRDISSSTRRLFMS, from the coding sequence ATGGGAAAAACACAAACGCGCATACTTGAAACGGCTGCATTTTTCACCAATAATGACACCGTACCCGGCTTCCGTAAATTGATGGACCTGGCCATGGATACACAGGATATGGCGATTTACCGGGAAACCATTGCACTTGCAGATTGGAACGAGCAGCACAGTGAGCTGTTTATTCAGAAATGCCGGCAGTTGCTGGAAATGATCAGCCGGATTCCTGTAGCCGAATATGAGGCACCAGCACCGGTAGTAGTGGCCGAGGATATCCGGAAAAATTACGGCCGTGGAAACTTTGCACTGGGGCCGGTTTCGCTGAGTATCCGGAAAGGGGAGGTATACGGGTTGGTAGGAGAGAACGGAAACGGAAAGACCACTTTATTGCGTATCCTGGCAAAGGATCTTTCCTGTAGCAGCGGCAGCCTCCGGTTTCATTTCCGTAATCAGGCACGTAACACCTATGACCTTCGTACCCAACTGGTTTATATACCACAGCGTACGCAGCGCTGGTACGGAAGTCTTAAAGACAATCTCAAATTGGTATTAACGGCGTATGGTGTGCCGGCTTCAGAAAATGAAACAAGGGTGCTGATGATGATTGCCAGACTGGGTCTTTGGAAATATCGGCATCTTAAATGGCAAGAATTGTCTTCAGGATATAAAATGCGCTTTGAGCTGGCACGTACCTTACTGCGAAAACCCGAGCTGCTGTTGCTGGATGAACCACTGGCCAACCTGGATATTGTTGCCCAGCAGGTGATCTTGGAAGATCTTAAATCCATTGCAGATTCGGTTAATCATCCCATTGCGCTGATCCTTAGTTCCCAGCAATTATACGAGGTAGAGAAAATATCGGACCGGGTAATCTTCCTGCGCAATGGTGTTCCGGTAGAAACCCAGGACCCGGGAGCCGGTGTTGCCCCGGCAGCAGCAGCACTGGTTGTTGAAATGGATTGCAATAGTCCCAGAGCAGAATTACAGGCGGCGCTTGAAGGATTGCCGCTGGACCGGCTGCTTTATAACGGCGGTGTATATATCGCTTATTTTAAACCCGGGACCTCCTTTTTGAGTGTACTGGAGGTATTAGGCAAAAGTCAGTGCCGCCTGGTATATATCCGGGATATTTCTTCCTCTACCCGCCGGCTTTTTATGTCCTGA
- a CDS encoding SusC/RagA family TonB-linked outer membrane protein, producing MKLTVFLLFIACMEVGASGYSQTVTFSGQEQSLRKLFAAIEQQTGYTVLYKKQVIDKAGLVSLNVRNMPLTEVLNKAFYNQPVQYVIENKTVFVTARPYKEAPPVAVNVPVAAVKVPEISVIDIQGTVKSEDGAAIPNASIVVKGTKMGVTANDQGVFHLSNVAIGAVLEISASGFKSAEYKVTSASFTITLEKQVKDMEEVLIQTGYQKVDRKLFTGAATKLNSKDVERNGVPDISRMLEGQAAGVSVQNVSGTFGAAPKIRVRGATSLSGDNKPLWVVDGIILEDVVNISNEALSTGDANTLIGSSVAGLNPDDIESFNILKDAAATALYGARAMNGVIVVTTKKGRNTQGRANISYTGNFTTYIKPSYNQFDIMNSAQQMGVMVEMENKGYLTPASLGAPQNGGVFYKLYKEMYDYDSVSGTWALKNGYDMADKNRFLQRYASANTDWFDVLFKNSLLQEHSVSVASGSERVQNYFSTSFMNDNGQTIADKVSRFTANMRTNFKISKKLSFEFIGTSSIRDQRTPGVINRQSDPVYGKYSRDFDINPYSYALNTSRLITPYDGNGNRDYMLMNWAPFNILNEVENNYLKLSMLDIKVQGGFKYMIIPGLQYSIDGAYRYAQTTRQQYILDNSNMAQSFRAYSNSSVIGNNRWLYDNPDNDDLPVIVLPEGGFLNTVEDKIKNYYFRQNVEYDKKWARNTFNFFGSMELRSTDRQNYAYDGAGYQYGNGGLVNPNYLYFKKVIESGAPYFGMYYTYDRFLAYMGRAAYNFDNRFSLNGTLRYDGSNKMGKSPQARWLPTWNISGAWDISNEKFFPAHLFLSSARVRGTYGLVGNIGNATNTDAVFYNRIAYRPNTDEKEAVIYIGDLANDQLTWEKMRELDLGADLGFFNDRLNLTVDYYRRNVFDLITSVKNAGIGGEKTKTANNGRMRGQGFETTIGAQIIRAKESGDFGWNTRLNFAFNKNEIVEQQISPNIWTLVRAEGGPLEGYPQRGLFSIKYAGLDPANGSPRYINESGAIDNYIYLQDNTTKYLKYEGPVDPTFTGGYFNKLDYKGFSLSALFTFAYGNKVRLQPIFSDRYTDLLAMSQEMGNRWIMPGDENKTNIPSILDALQRVNFKRLTTGTSVSPAYAYNAYNYSDQRVAKGDFIRLKTVALAYLLPRSITQRMGLNSMQLSFVGNNIVLLYSDKKLLGADPEFFNNGGVAMPIPRAYTFSVKIGL from the coding sequence ATGAAATTGACGGTCTTTCTTCTTTTTATTGCATGTATGGAAGTAGGAGCCAGCGGGTATTCCCAAACCGTAACGTTCAGCGGACAGGAACAGAGCCTGAGGAAATTGTTTGCGGCTATTGAGCAGCAAACCGGGTACACGGTGCTTTATAAAAAACAGGTGATCGACAAGGCCGGGCTGGTTTCGCTAAACGTCAGGAATATGCCACTGACAGAAGTATTAAACAAGGCTTTTTACAACCAGCCCGTACAATATGTTATTGAAAACAAGACCGTGTTTGTAACCGCCAGGCCGTATAAAGAAGCACCGCCTGTTGCCGTCAATGTCCCGGTTGCGGCTGTCAAAGTTCCGGAAATAAGCGTGATCGATATCCAGGGTACGGTGAAAAGTGAGGATGGAGCCGCCATCCCCAACGCCAGTATTGTTGTAAAAGGTACCAAGATGGGGGTAACCGCTAATGACCAGGGTGTTTTTCATTTAAGCAATGTAGCCATCGGCGCTGTTTTAGAAATATCGGCTTCAGGGTTTAAGTCAGCGGAGTATAAAGTAACCTCGGCTTCCTTTACCATCACGCTCGAAAAGCAGGTAAAAGATATGGAAGAGGTGCTCATTCAAACCGGGTACCAGAAAGTAGACCGTAAACTGTTTACCGGGGCGGCAACCAAATTGAACTCAAAAGACGTGGAGCGCAACGGTGTTCCCGACATCTCAAGAATGCTGGAAGGACAGGCTGCCGGTGTTTCAGTTCAAAACGTATCGGGTACATTTGGTGCGGCTCCTAAAATAAGAGTAAGAGGTGCTACTTCTCTTTCCGGAGATAACAAACCCCTGTGGGTAGTGGACGGTATTATTCTGGAAGATGTGGTAAACATATCAAATGAGGCGCTTTCAACGGGTGATGCCAATACCCTGATCGGTTCTTCAGTAGCGGGTTTGAACCCTGATGATATTGAGTCTTTCAATATATTGAAAGATGCGGCCGCCACAGCGTTGTATGGCGCCCGCGCGATGAACGGGGTCATTGTAGTTACCACGAAAAAGGGACGCAATACCCAGGGAAGAGCCAATATCAGCTATACCGGCAATTTTACTACCTATATAAAACCTTCTTACAACCAGTTCGATATTATGAACTCTGCGCAGCAGATGGGGGTAATGGTAGAGATGGAAAATAAGGGCTACCTGACGCCTGCCAGTCTTGGCGCTCCGCAAAACGGAGGTGTTTTTTATAAGTTGTATAAGGAAATGTATGATTATGATTCCGTTTCCGGAACCTGGGCGCTGAAGAACGGCTATGATATGGCGGATAAAAACAGGTTTTTACAGCGTTATGCAAGTGCCAATACTGACTGGTTTGATGTATTGTTCAAAAACTCATTGCTGCAGGAGCATTCGGTAAGTGTTGCATCAGGTTCGGAGCGGGTGCAGAATTATTTTTCAACCAGCTTTATGAATGACAATGGTCAAACTATTGCCGATAAGGTAAGCCGCTTTACGGCCAATATGAGAACCAATTTTAAAATCAGCAAGAAATTAAGCTTTGAGTTTATCGGAACCTCTTCGATCCGGGACCAGCGCACGCCAGGTGTGATCAACAGACAGTCGGATCCGGTATACGGGAAGTACTCAAGAGACTTTGATATCAACCCCTATTCATACGCGCTAAATACCAGCCGATTAATTACACCGTATGACGGGAACGGGAACCGGGACTATATGCTGATGAACTGGGCGCCATTTAATATACTGAACGAGGTTGAAAATAATTATTTAAAGCTTTCAATGCTGGATATAAAAGTTCAGGGAGGCTTTAAATATATGATTATACCTGGGTTGCAATACTCAATAGACGGAGCTTACCGGTATGCCCAAACTACGCGGCAGCAGTATATACTGGATAATTCCAACATGGCCCAGTCCTTCAGGGCATATTCCAATAGCTCGGTGATCGGTAATAACCGCTGGCTGTATGATAATCCGGATAATGATGATTTGCCGGTGATCGTTTTACCGGAAGGCGGTTTTTTAAATACCGTGGAAGATAAAATCAAAAATTACTATTTCCGTCAGAATGTTGAGTATGATAAAAAATGGGCACGTAATACCTTTAATTTCTTTGGGTCTATGGAGCTTCGGTCTACAGACCGGCAGAACTATGCCTATGACGGTGCCGGATACCAATATGGCAATGGAGGCCTGGTGAATCCTAACTACCTGTACTTTAAAAAGGTAATCGAAAGCGGCGCCCCTTACTTTGGGATGTATTACACGTATGACCGGTTTTTGGCATACATGGGCCGTGCGGCGTATAATTTCGATAACCGCTTCAGTCTTAACGGAACCCTCCGTTATGACGGCTCTAACAAGATGGGTAAATCTCCGCAGGCACGTTGGCTGCCTACCTGGAATATATCCGGAGCCTGGGATATCTCCAATGAAAAATTCTTCCCCGCGCATTTGTTTCTTAGTTCGGCAAGGGTGAGAGGCACGTATGGCCTGGTTGGGAATATTGGCAATGCCACGAATACAGATGCGGTTTTCTACAACCGGATCGCTTATCGTCCCAATACTGATGAGAAGGAAGCCGTGATTTATATCGGAGACCTGGCCAATGATCAGCTGACCTGGGAGAAAATGCGGGAACTGGATTTGGGTGCAGACCTGGGTTTTTTTAATGACCGGCTCAATCTTACCGTAGACTATTATCGCCGGAATGTGTTTGACCTGATTACCAGCGTAAAAAATGCCGGTATCGGGGGTGAAAAAACAAAAACGGCAAATAATGGAAGGATGCGCGGGCAGGGCTTTGAAACAACGATCGGCGCCCAAATTATAAGGGCAAAAGAATCAGGGGATTTTGGATGGAACACCCGCCTGAACTTTGCCTTTAATAAAAATGAAATTGTAGAGCAGCAGATAAGCCCCAATATCTGGACCCTGGTAAGAGCCGAAGGTGGCCCGCTGGAAGGCTATCCGCAACGAGGATTGTTTTCCATAAAATATGCAGGTCTGGATCCCGCAAATGGCTCGCCCCGATATATTAATGAATCAGGAGCGATAGACAATTATATTTATCTGCAGGACAATACGACCAAGTATCTGAAATACGAAGGACCGGTAGATCCTACGTTTACCGGAGGGTATTTTAATAAGCTGGATTATAAAGGCTTTTCATTATCCGCCCTGTTTACATTTGCTTACGGCAACAAAGTAAGGTTGCAGCCCATTTTTTCAGACCGGTACACTGATCTGTTAGCCATGTCGCAGGAAATGGGCAACCGGTGGATCATGCCCGGTGATGAAAACAAAACAAATATCCCTTCCATCCTGGATGCGTTACAGCGTGTCAATTTCAAACGGCTCACTACCGGAACCTCCGTATCTCCGGCGTATGCATACAATGCATATAATTATTCTGATCAGCGGGTTGCTAAAGGCGATTTTATCCGCCTGAAAACGGTGGCACTCGCTTATTTGCTGCCCAGGAGCATCACTCAGCGAATGGGGCTCAACTCGATGCAGTTATCTTTTGTGGGGAACAATATTGTCCTTTTGTATTCCGACAAAAAGTTGTTAGGGGCAGATCCGGAGTTTTTTAACAATGGCGGTGTGGCCATGCCCATTCCAAGGGCGTATACCTTCTCAGTAAAAATCGGTTTATAA
- a CDS encoding DUF4302 domain-containing protein, which produces MRKLLYILLGALLFSCSKAKVDYVFDQLPEQRMKERNAALQNLLTGSANGWKAFLRTSLNGGGYGFYMKFDSQDYVTMLSDWNNTYATTGKQSTYRVQYISNSTLIFDTYNYIGILQDPTASNNGGSAREGLQSDMEFEYLRSNGDSVILKGRKYMNTLYLIKASAADAASYNNGEYGSAIQNYKAYNTTNPFTFINVDSAGKTYKVALAYDYTKKLISYQTVRTDQSIAANASGFAFSIDGLFFTYPFTVLGTKVTSIVQTAAGAYSMVDSSGKKYDIQAASAPIIPLYLLLGPKYKLQAKFKKIDPGNSALGTAIIGQFVNNLDNGYTGYTFGNGTLTLNFDNVNKRLKVEGWSNQNGNAGWTTTIVFDYTVNSNNEYTFTLKSPASDGYVAKLMNEPGKETIQKFLLENKVTFDYFVSNGVVYGRVTSVNNPAYVLVFDLV; this is translated from the coding sequence ATGCGAAAATTATTATACATATTATTGGGCGCATTGCTATTTTCCTGCAGCAAAGCCAAGGTGGACTATGTGTTTGATCAACTGCCGGAACAGCGGATGAAGGAGCGGAATGCCGCATTGCAAAACCTGTTGACCGGATCGGCTAACGGATGGAAGGCCTTTTTACGAACTTCGCTCAATGGCGGTGGTTATGGATTTTATATGAAGTTTGATAGCCAGGATTATGTAACCATGCTCTCGGACTGGAATAACACATATGCCACCACCGGAAAACAATCTACCTATCGCGTGCAATATATTTCCAACAGTACGTTGATATTTGACACCTACAATTACATCGGTATTTTGCAGGATCCTACCGCGTCGAACAACGGCGGTTCGGCCCGGGAAGGATTGCAAAGCGACATGGAATTTGAATACTTAAGAAGCAATGGTGATAGTGTTATTCTCAAAGGGAGGAAGTATATGAACACGCTGTATCTGATCAAGGCAAGTGCCGCAGATGCTGCATCTTATAATAATGGAGAATATGGGTCCGCCATTCAAAATTATAAAGCATACAATACCACCAATCCCTTTACCTTTATTAATGTAGACAGTGCAGGGAAAACATACAAGGTTGCGCTTGCGTATGATTATACCAAAAAACTTATTTCCTATCAGACGGTAAGAACCGATCAGTCCATTGCTGCAAATGCGTCGGGATTTGCATTTAGTATTGACGGGTTGTTTTTTACTTACCCCTTTACAGTTTTGGGGACAAAAGTGACTTCTATCGTACAAACCGCTGCGGGGGCATACAGCATGGTAGATTCAAGTGGAAAGAAATATGATATACAAGCAGCGTCAGCCCCAATCATCCCATTGTATTTGTTACTTGGACCAAAATACAAATTGCAAGCTAAGTTTAAAAAAATTGATCCGGGAAACTCTGCGCTCGGTACCGCCATTATTGGCCAATTTGTAAACAATCTGGATAATGGGTATACCGGATATACATTTGGGAATGGTACATTGACCCTGAATTTTGATAATGTAAATAAACGATTAAAAGTGGAAGGCTGGAGTAATCAGAATGGTAACGCAGGGTGGACGACTACAATCGTGTTTGATTATACTGTAAACAGTAATAACGAATACACCTTTACGCTCAAAAGTCCTGCTTCTGATGGATATGTTGCCAAGTTAATGAACGAGCCGGGTAAAGAAACAATTCAAAAATTTTTGTTAGAAAACAAGGTGACGTTTGACTATTTTGTTAGCAACGGCGTGGTTTACGGACGGGTTACGAGTGTTAATAATCCGGCCTATGTGCTCGTGTTTGATTTGGTTTAA
- a CDS encoding adenylate kinase — MFNLILFGPPGSGKGTQSDLLVAKYGLVHLSTGNLLRSEIAEKTPLGIEAKNFMDKGQLVPDEVVIGMIDNCLELHKDAGGFLFDGFPRTANQAKALDKLLELKRTAIHSVLALEVSEEELVKRLLERGKTSGRSDDTNESVIRNRFSVYQNETAPVAEHYKAQHKFKAIPGEGSVEDISNALSAQIDKVLERQRKEQEAFE; from the coding sequence ATGTTTAATTTAATCTTATTCGGCCCTCCCGGTAGCGGTAAGGGAACACAATCTGACCTGTTGGTGGCAAAGTATGGCTTGGTGCACCTTTCCACCGGGAACCTGCTGCGTTCAGAAATCGCCGAGAAAACGCCCCTGGGCATCGAGGCGAAGAACTTTATGGACAAGGGGCAACTGGTGCCGGACGAAGTGGTGATTGGTATGATTGATAACTGCCTGGAACTGCACAAAGATGCGGGCGGTTTTTTGTTTGACGGGTTTCCGCGCACGGCTAACCAGGCCAAGGCCCTGGATAAACTGCTGGAACTGAAACGTACAGCTATCCATAGTGTGCTGGCCCTGGAGGTTTCTGAAGAGGAACTGGTAAAACGCCTGCTGGAAAGAGGGAAGACCTCCGGCCGCTCGGATGATACCAATGAATCGGTGATCCGTAACCGCTTTTCCGTTTATCAAAACGAAACTGCTCCGGTTGCCGAGCATTACAAAGCACAGCACAAATTTAAAGCGATCCCTGGTGAGGGTTCTGTAGAAGATATTTCAAATGCCCTGAGCGCCCAGATCGACAAGGTTCTGGAACGGCAACGCAAGGAACAGGAAGCGTTTGAATAA
- a CDS encoding substrate import-associated zinc metallohydrolase lipoprotein yields MKKIENYIWSVVVVAALLAISSCRKDDTNLKVDMNDYPQNITPTNEIDTWLNQQFTIPWNILVQYRFERSKQSDDLKNVSPVDLDKIKPMMQVILDNFIGPYQKVAGNNFGKTYFHKEWVLFGSPEYNSDNSATVGTSSNARTMVLYDLNRFTPTDPDLVLWYTHVVYHEFTHALNQTIPIPPAYARVSAGDYDPDWTKVKADTAYARGFISPYGGSAFTEDFAEMLSYMLVEGPIRYSNILNKLGSGSVGYTRLKEKEAIIYDYMKNNFNVDIYALQAEIQKQLKGIYSVKDPEDISLQFPFQLAGNKVNTITVDTAAAHYTTYGSSAAFNSLYSNFRTEFRAAQTTYDIRYLQFVFTSASTMTFRIAFATSPTATTVYASDYYMAYTVDPVTGITRFTKTQSGGLDYNGNGGNFGLTAFEKVMLPYLTNRTFIAAYLPATVTPTNPLYKTFAGFYVNGTPANYFYGPVTYK; encoded by the coding sequence ATGAAAAAAATTGAAAATTATATATGGAGCGTGGTTGTCGTTGCGGCATTGCTTGCCATAAGCAGTTGCCGGAAGGACGATACCAATTTAAAAGTGGATATGAACGATTATCCTCAGAACATTACGCCCACCAATGAGATTGATACCTGGCTGAACCAGCAGTTTACCATTCCATGGAACATACTGGTACAATACCGGTTTGAAAGAAGCAAGCAAAGCGATGACCTCAAGAACGTATCGCCGGTAGACCTGGATAAGATAAAGCCGATGATGCAAGTGATTTTAGATAATTTCATCGGGCCGTACCAAAAAGTAGCCGGAAATAATTTTGGTAAAACCTATTTTCATAAAGAATGGGTATTGTTTGGATCGCCGGAGTACAATAGTGATAACAGTGCCACCGTGGGTACCTCCAGCAATGCACGCACCATGGTACTGTACGATTTGAACCGGTTCACGCCCACCGATCCTGATTTGGTACTCTGGTACACACATGTGGTCTATCATGAGTTTACACATGCGCTCAACCAAACAATTCCCATTCCTCCTGCTTATGCAAGAGTGAGCGCGGGGGATTATGATCCGGATTGGACAAAAGTAAAAGCTGATACAGCCTATGCGCGTGGATTTATTAGTCCCTACGGTGGCAGCGCTTTTACAGAAGATTTTGCGGAAATGCTGTCATACATGCTGGTGGAAGGCCCCATCCGTTATAGCAATATACTAAACAAACTGGGGAGTGGTTCGGTTGGGTATACGCGGTTAAAGGAAAAAGAAGCGATTATATATGACTACATGAAGAATAATTTCAATGTAGATATATACGCTTTGCAAGCCGAGATCCAAAAACAGTTAAAAGGAATTTACAGTGTAAAAGATCCGGAGGATATTTCATTGCAGTTTCCTTTTCAGCTTGCAGGAAACAAGGTCAATACGATTACTGTTGATACCGCGGCCGCTCATTATACCACGTATGGTTCCTCTGCAGCATTCAATTCCCTCTACTCTAATTTTAGAACAGAATTCAGGGCAGCTCAAACGACGTATGACATCAGGTATCTGCAGTTTGTATTTACAAGCGCCAGCACCATGACCTTTAGAATTGCATTTGCAACCTCACCTACGGCTACCACGGTTTATGCATCGGATTATTATATGGCATATACGGTTGATCCGGTAACCGGCATAACGCGGTTTACAAAAACCCAGTCTGGCGGTTTAGATTATAATGGAAACGGAGGTAATTTTGGATTGACTGCATTCGAAAAAGTAATGCTGCCCTATCTAACAAACAGAACCTTTATAGCCGCTTATTTACCTGCAACAGTCACACCCACAAATCCGCTGTATAAAACCTTTGCCGGGTTTTACGTAAACGGAACACCGGCTAACTATTTCTATGGACCTGTAACTTATAAATAA
- a CDS encoding viral A-type inclusion protein gives MKMLFFPLAMVVLMACGEGNRPSSAEAGEGPQTQADSLLQEVIDGHDVAMPKMKKLERLMNESKAAIDSIGKLSPEAQKQHAALKTKLEDALAALSNADKTMHEWMNGFKYDSLKDNEPERIKYLQDQKAKVDVMKNAVLNSISKADSVLGHQ, from the coding sequence ATGAAAATGCTGTTTTTCCCCCTGGCAATGGTCGTATTGATGGCCTGTGGAGAAGGGAACCGCCCCTCTTCTGCAGAAGCCGGTGAAGGCCCTCAAACACAGGCAGACAGTCTTTTGCAGGAAGTAATTGACGGTCATGATGTGGCGATGCCGAAAATGAAAAAACTTGAGCGGCTGATGAACGAATCAAAGGCTGCCATCGACTCTATTGGCAAATTATCGCCGGAAGCCCAAAAGCAACATGCTGCGTTAAAAACCAAACTGGAAGATGCGCTGGCAGCGCTTTCCAATGCAGACAAAACCATGCATGAATGGATGAATGGGTTCAAATACGATTCGCTGAAGGACAATGAACCCGAGCGAATCAAATACCTGCAAGATCAGAAAGCAAAGGTAGATGTAATGAAAAATGCCGTGCTCAACAGCATCAGCAAGGCCGACAGCGTGTTAGGCCATCAATAA
- a CDS encoding MliC family protein, whose protein sequence is MKKQHLIMAAALAITVACNNNPSAEGTPAPPTGDSQALPSATPITDPADSVIVNTANVDSSGTPAPTVDENEKKYTNDKGETIAAVYHDSGNMGVAELTINGETIKLMKGEKEKGATTYTNGKLTWKVKTDEATLEKDNVVTVYKAVK, encoded by the coding sequence ATGAAAAAACAACATCTGATCATGGCTGCGGCCTTGGCAATAACAGTGGCCTGTAACAACAATCCTTCTGCGGAAGGCACACCAGCCCCTCCTACAGGCGATTCGCAGGCCCTTCCTTCCGCAACGCCGATTACAGATCCTGCAGATAGTGTTATTGTGAATACGGCAAATGTTGACAGCAGCGGAACCCCGGCGCCAACGGTGGATGAAAACGAGAAAAAATATACCAACGATAAAGGGGAAACGATTGCCGCAGTTTACCACGATTCGGGGAATATGGGTGTGGCGGAGCTTACGATAAACGGAGAAACGATTAAGCTGATGAAGGGCGAAAAAGAAAAAGGCGCCACCACCTATACCAATGGAAAACTTACCTGGAAAGTAAAAACGGATGAAGCTACATTGGAAAAAGATAATGTGGTAACAGTGTATAAGGCAGTGAAATAG